From Bradyrhizobium symbiodeficiens, the proteins below share one genomic window:
- a CDS encoding arginyltransferase, with amino-acid sequence MTQHSRDTPQFYLTAPSPCPYLPGRHERKVFTHLVGERAGDLNDLLTHGGFRRSQSIAYRPACDQCRACVSVRVVANEFRPSRNFRKVMARNADIIGEQRSAVPTSEQYSVFRAYLDARHRHGGMADMTVLDYAMMVEDSHVETRIIEYRKRGPDSGITGRGEELIAVALTDVLSDGLSMVYSFFEPGQVSRSMGTFMILDHIARARRQGLPYVYLGYWIEGSKKMDYKARFLPQQRLAPSGWLRIDAQGDAASEPQD; translated from the coding sequence TTGACCCAGCACTCGCGCGACACCCCCCAATTTTACCTCACGGCGCCCTCGCCCTGCCCCTATCTGCCGGGCCGGCATGAGCGAAAAGTATTTACGCACCTCGTGGGTGAGCGCGCCGGTGACCTCAACGACCTCCTGACCCATGGCGGCTTCCGCCGCAGCCAGTCGATCGCCTACCGGCCGGCTTGCGACCAGTGCCGCGCCTGCGTCTCGGTCCGGGTCGTCGCCAACGAGTTCCGCCCCTCCCGCAACTTCCGCAAGGTGATGGCGCGCAACGCCGACATCATCGGCGAGCAGCGCAGCGCGGTGCCGACCTCCGAGCAATATTCGGTGTTCCGCGCCTATCTCGACGCCCGCCACCGCCATGGCGGAATGGCCGACATGACCGTGCTCGACTACGCCATGATGGTGGAAGACAGCCATGTAGAGACCCGCATCATCGAATACCGCAAGCGCGGCCCCGACAGCGGCATCACCGGCCGCGGCGAGGAGCTGATCGCGGTCGCACTCACCGACGTGCTCAGCGACGGGCTGTCGATGGTCTATTCGTTCTTCGAACCGGGCCAGGTCAGCCGCTCGATGGGCACCTTCATGATCCTGGACCACATCGCCCGCGCCCGCCGGCAAGGGCTGCCTTACGTCTATCTGGGCTACTGGATCGAAGGCTCCAAGAAGATGGACTACAAGGCCCGCTTCCTGCCGCAGCAGCGCCTCGCGCCTTCGGGCTGGCTGCGCATCGACGCGCAGGGCGATGCGGCGTCCGAGCCGCAGGATTAA
- a CDS encoding Dyp-type peroxidase translates to MKASHLSEQLKDIQGMLGSGYGWLKTSRFWLLTIKAGRENDARAWLANLVDKKLVVSAADVRKSRKHPVDDAVAIAFSYLGLAKLGCEETAAHPFPSPFSSGMGCDLRALLLRDSPRDWRWSDVDDGVRSPVHVLVAEWRKRRSAAETASAPEKTAELDPDPDVFDVIKVDNDPCAFQQKEGDKEEKLYESFGFRDGLAQPVVSELREERGDGLRRVRDDAGPLYEDRVVAPGEFILGYRNEYDELTYCPNVKRWPGDATHTGGRFALNGTYLAVRQIEQDVEAFEKFEAVYGEAVCEKVMGRRRNGRPLSWQGGAGVSISDSQADAFRFRVDDANGFGCPKGAHIRRVNPRDTLGVDVQSSVKSVKLHRLLRRGRPYREEVANEKPRKGIFFIACNADLERQFEFIYQRWLRNPRFVGLHDQDDPLVGKPAAAKSFSMPGLASGEEVSLAAFTRTLGGGYFFLPGISALKFILGREGISKAVGSEAVALAP, encoded by the coding sequence ATGAAGGCCTCGCATCTCTCCGAACAGCTCAAGGACATTCAGGGAATGCTCGGAAGCGGCTATGGCTGGTTGAAGACCAGCCGCTTCTGGCTGCTGACGATCAAGGCGGGCCGCGAGAACGATGCGCGAGCGTGGCTCGCAAACCTCGTCGACAAGAAACTGGTCGTCAGCGCCGCGGATGTCAGAAAATCGAGGAAGCACCCGGTCGACGACGCCGTCGCAATCGCTTTCAGCTATTTGGGGCTGGCAAAGCTCGGATGCGAGGAGACCGCTGCGCATCCGTTCCCGTCCCCGTTCAGCAGCGGCATGGGCTGCGACCTGCGCGCGTTGCTGTTGAGGGACAGCCCGCGAGATTGGCGCTGGTCCGATGTTGATGACGGTGTCCGCAGCCCCGTGCATGTCCTGGTGGCCGAATGGAGAAAGCGACGGAGCGCTGCTGAAACGGCGAGCGCGCCGGAGAAGACGGCAGAACTGGATCCTGATCCGGACGTGTTCGATGTCATCAAGGTCGACAACGATCCCTGCGCCTTCCAGCAGAAGGAGGGGGACAAGGAAGAGAAATTGTACGAGTCGTTCGGGTTTCGCGACGGGCTCGCGCAGCCCGTGGTCAGCGAACTCAGGGAAGAGCGCGGCGACGGGCTCCGGCGGGTCAGAGACGATGCCGGCCCCCTGTATGAGGATCGCGTCGTCGCCCCGGGCGAATTCATTCTGGGCTATCGCAACGAATACGACGAGCTGACCTATTGCCCCAACGTCAAGCGATGGCCGGGCGACGCCACGCATACCGGCGGCCGCTTCGCGCTGAACGGAACCTATCTCGCGGTTCGCCAGATTGAGCAGGATGTCGAAGCGTTCGAGAAGTTTGAAGCGGTATACGGCGAGGCCGTCTGCGAGAAGGTGATGGGCCGTCGAAGGAACGGGCGGCCGTTGTCATGGCAAGGCGGTGCCGGCGTTTCGATTTCGGATTCGCAGGCCGATGCATTTCGGTTTCGTGTCGACGACGCGAACGGCTTTGGCTGTCCGAAGGGAGCCCATATCCGCCGGGTCAATCCGAGGGATACGCTGGGCGTCGACGTGCAATCGAGCGTCAAGTCGGTCAAGTTGCATCGGCTGCTACGCCGAGGTCGACCCTATCGCGAGGAGGTTGCGAACGAGAAGCCGCGCAAGGGCATCTTCTTCATCGCGTGCAACGCGGATCTCGAGCGGCAGTTCGAGTTCATCTATCAGCGCTGGTTGCGAAATCCCCGGTTCGTCGGTCTGCACGACCAGGATGACCCACTCGTCGGCAAGCCGGCCGCCGCGAAGAGCTTCTCCATGCCGGGATTGGCGAGCGGCGAGGAAGTGTCCCTGGCTGCTTTTACGCGAACGCTGGGGGGAGGCTACTTCTTCCTTCCCGGAATCTCTGCGCTCAAATTCATCCTTGGGCGCGAGGGCATTTCCAAAGCGGTCGGCTCAGAGGCCGTCGCTTTGGCGCCCTAA
- a CDS encoding ATP-binding protein, protein MLTENKQVSVLFVDVCNSTSLVQHVDPEEARAYLGRALDRLAEAVETYGGTVSQLLGDGLVALFGAPVAQEDHALRACLAALKMQRASIPGHDVGGIVSPTLRIGINSGEVLVGIVGQYRWSHYGADGKTIHLASRLEKMAPPGGILISAATQRLVAQQIDTRTAGMRTVRGLDVPIEVHEVVVETESSAAAPLTRKPRWAPLIGREHTLRILEGTLETIQKSGMRTIGLCGDAGIGKSRLIVDWMDSLAREGIEICFSQARGYASTRAYSTATDLTASLVGLPQTSAADIRHSAKQALIAEWPDDGAEHWAAVNDLLGLAAPDEAWLALNPAQRRRRIGEALLWLVRRRVRSGAFVLVLEDVFLADRESRRLFEGLLPKLQGLPVLICVTYRPDFEHQWRRASWFAEHMIEPLGDGEMLRLARACLGDDPSVLGITTELVSRADGNPFFLEQLVFTLIDDGSLEGTPGAYRLQRPFGELRVPGSIAAVIGARVDRLPDAAKSAIEAAAILGDPITHDLVAAMQAVDLDRAEELLGLCVASGLLTGPDQARSSRGSHAFAFRHALVRDVVLGVLTRARLKALHRQAFLALHAQPGAADVDAAPALAHHAFGGEEWEQAAKFAAKSMARAISRSANREAVQLLENGIQAAQRVEGATTAQTLELALRLEAIGAMLALGQIDEIFDNMERAGAIAVQLNDQRARAAVSTETAVFLWMRGRFEQGLRYASQGLEAARLAQRRHMMMAAHQTRLMHLHALGRYAEAAAEGQILLSDYEPELSAHYVQPGWAAIPIINLYAFHASTLWRLGDGGAADDFCAKAYEILSSIDHPYSRLLIDTVQSQIWVEREELDRAESLMRKGVQQCLMHNVPTMLSVCTGVLGSALARNGKAAEAVPMLEKGFADRIYEAAGPYGRTFMRVSLGIAYRKLGRLDDAMAVGRKAVEQAAEEYGHQTEALYELAETLRQAGDLAGAEAHFKRAAEAAERLGMPHYQRRAAAALADWRKDGYAA, encoded by the coding sequence ATGCTGACTGAAAACAAGCAGGTCAGCGTGCTGTTCGTCGACGTCTGCAATTCGACCTCCCTGGTGCAGCATGTCGACCCCGAGGAAGCCCGCGCCTATCTCGGCAGGGCGCTGGACCGGTTGGCCGAGGCGGTCGAGACCTATGGCGGCACGGTGAGCCAGTTGCTCGGCGATGGCCTCGTCGCCTTGTTCGGCGCGCCCGTGGCCCAGGAAGACCACGCCCTGCGGGCGTGCCTTGCCGCTCTCAAGATGCAGAGAGCATCCATCCCAGGCCATGACGTCGGAGGCATCGTCAGCCCGACGCTGCGCATCGGTATCAATTCGGGCGAGGTGCTGGTCGGGATCGTCGGACAGTACCGGTGGTCCCATTACGGCGCGGACGGAAAGACGATCCATCTCGCCTCGCGGCTCGAGAAGATGGCGCCGCCCGGCGGCATCCTGATCAGCGCCGCGACGCAGCGGCTGGTCGCGCAGCAGATCGACACGCGTACGGCCGGCATGCGGACCGTGCGTGGACTGGATGTTCCGATCGAAGTGCATGAAGTCGTGGTGGAGACCGAAAGTTCGGCGGCCGCGCCATTGACGCGGAAGCCGCGCTGGGCGCCTCTGATCGGACGCGAACACACGCTGAGAATCCTGGAAGGGACGCTGGAGACTATTCAGAAGTCCGGCATGCGAACGATCGGGTTGTGTGGCGATGCCGGGATCGGCAAGTCGCGCCTGATCGTCGACTGGATGGACAGCCTCGCGCGAGAGGGGATCGAGATCTGCTTTTCGCAGGCGAGAGGATATGCGAGCACGCGTGCCTACAGCACCGCCACCGATCTGACCGCAAGTTTGGTCGGGCTTCCGCAAACGAGTGCGGCCGACATTCGGCATTCGGCCAAGCAGGCGTTGATTGCGGAATGGCCCGATGACGGCGCCGAGCATTGGGCGGCGGTCAATGATCTCCTGGGACTTGCTGCGCCGGACGAGGCCTGGCTGGCGCTGAACCCGGCGCAACGACGGCGCCGGATCGGCGAGGCGTTGCTCTGGCTCGTGCGCAGACGCGTGCGGTCCGGCGCCTTCGTGCTCGTGCTCGAGGATGTCTTCCTGGCCGATCGCGAGAGCCGGCGGCTGTTCGAGGGCTTGCTTCCCAAACTTCAGGGGCTGCCGGTCCTGATTTGCGTCACCTATCGTCCGGATTTCGAGCACCAGTGGCGGCGGGCGTCCTGGTTTGCCGAGCACATGATCGAGCCGCTGGGAGATGGAGAAATGCTCCGGCTCGCGCGCGCCTGTCTCGGCGATGATCCGTCCGTGCTCGGCATCACGACAGAACTGGTCTCGCGCGCCGACGGCAATCCCTTCTTCCTGGAACAACTGGTCTTCACGCTGATCGATGACGGGTCGCTGGAAGGAACCCCTGGCGCCTACCGCTTGCAGAGGCCTTTCGGCGAGCTGCGCGTGCCGGGCTCCATCGCGGCGGTGATCGGCGCGCGGGTCGACAGGCTGCCCGACGCTGCCAAGTCAGCGATCGAGGCCGCGGCCATCCTCGGGGATCCCATCACGCACGACCTGGTTGCCGCAATGCAGGCCGTGGACCTCGATCGCGCCGAAGAGCTGTTGGGTCTTTGCGTCGCGTCCGGCTTGCTGACGGGGCCGGATCAGGCGAGGAGCTCGCGCGGGTCGCACGCCTTCGCATTCCGTCATGCGTTGGTCCGTGACGTCGTGCTCGGGGTACTCACGCGCGCCAGGCTCAAGGCACTGCATCGCCAGGCCTTCCTGGCGCTGCACGCCCAGCCCGGCGCCGCCGATGTCGATGCCGCGCCGGCACTGGCGCATCATGCCTTCGGGGGCGAGGAATGGGAGCAGGCGGCAAAATTCGCCGCCAAGTCGATGGCTCGTGCCATCTCGCGCTCGGCCAATCGGGAGGCCGTCCAATTGCTGGAGAACGGCATCCAGGCGGCACAGCGCGTCGAGGGAGCGACGACCGCCCAGACCCTGGAGCTCGCGCTTCGGCTGGAGGCCATTGGTGCAATGCTGGCTCTCGGGCAGATCGACGAGATCTTCGACAACATGGAGCGGGCTGGAGCCATCGCCGTGCAACTGAACGATCAGCGTGCAAGGGCTGCGGTTTCGACCGAGACGGCTGTATTTCTGTGGATGCGCGGACGTTTCGAGCAAGGTCTGCGCTACGCTTCGCAGGGCCTGGAAGCGGCACGCCTCGCACAGCGTCGTCACATGATGATGGCGGCGCATCAGACCCGCCTCATGCATCTGCATGCGCTCGGGCGATACGCCGAAGCGGCGGCCGAAGGCCAAATCCTGCTGTCCGATTACGAACCGGAACTGTCGGCCCACTATGTCCAGCCCGGCTGGGCCGCGATTCCGATCATCAACCTGTACGCCTTTCATGCCAGCACGCTCTGGCGCCTCGGGGATGGCGGCGCTGCGGACGATTTCTGCGCTAAGGCCTACGAGATTCTATCCAGCATCGATCATCCGTATTCCCGGCTGTTGATCGACACGGTCCAATCGCAGATCTGGGTCGAACGCGAGGAACTCGACCGTGCCGAGTCCTTGATGCGCAAGGGTGTGCAGCAATGCTTGATGCACAACGTGCCGACCATGCTGTCCGTGTGCACCGGCGTTCTCGGCAGCGCGCTGGCGCGCAACGGCAAGGCCGCCGAAGCGGTGCCCATGCTGGAGAAGGGATTCGCCGATCGCATCTACGAGGCGGCCGGCCCCTATGGCAGGACATTCATGCGCGTGAGCCTGGGGATCGCCTATCGCAAGCTCGGACGACTGGACGACGCGATGGCTGTCGGACGCAAGGCGGTCGAGCAGGCCGCCGAGGAATACGGACACCAGACCGAAGCCCTGTACGAGCTTGCGGAAACCTTGCGGCAGGCCGGCGATCTGGCAGGCGCCGAAGCACATTTCAAGCGAGCCGCCGAGGCAGCGGAGCGTCTGGGCATGCCTCACTATCAGAGACGGGCCGCCGCGGCGCTCGCAGATTGGCGCAAGGACGGGTACGCAGCATGA
- a CDS encoding Nramp family divalent metal transporter: MDARSPDLTPDAAGWRADAPVTKSLPEVNATVAVPLGGRWWRRLLAFVGPGYLVSVGYMDPGNWATDLAGGSKFGYTLLSVILLSNLMAILLQSLAARLGIVTDRDLAQACRGTYSPPVNFLLWIACEAAIIACDLAEVIGTAIALKLLFGIPLIGGALLAALDAFLLLLLMNRGFRFLEAFVIALLGVIAVCFAVQIVAAAPPVAEVLHGFMPKSEIFTNPEMLYIAIGIIGATVMPHNLYLHSSIVQTRAYERNDEGRREAIKWATTDSTIALMLALFINAAILIVAAATFHKSGHSDVAEIGQAFELLSPLLGLGIASTLFAIALLASGLNSTVTATLAGQIVMEGFLDLRLPSWARRLLTRGIAIIPVIVVTAIYGERGTADLLVFSQVVLSMQLPFAVIPLVRFVSDRRKMGQFAIPGYVAAIAWIVAGVIVVLNVKLLVDTLFG; the protein is encoded by the coding sequence ATGGATGCCCGATCGCCTGATTTGACCCCCGACGCCGCCGGCTGGCGCGCTGACGCGCCCGTCACCAAGAGCCTCCCCGAGGTCAACGCCACGGTCGCCGTTCCGCTCGGTGGCCGCTGGTGGCGCCGGCTGCTCGCCTTTGTCGGTCCCGGCTATCTGGTCTCGGTCGGCTACATGGACCCCGGCAATTGGGCGACCGATCTCGCCGGCGGTTCGAAGTTCGGCTACACGCTGCTCTCGGTCATCCTGCTCTCGAATTTGATGGCGATCCTGCTGCAGTCGCTGGCGGCACGGCTCGGCATCGTCACCGACCGCGATCTCGCGCAGGCCTGCCGCGGCACCTATTCGCCGCCGGTGAATTTCCTGCTCTGGATCGCTTGCGAGGCCGCGATCATCGCCTGCGATCTCGCCGAAGTCATCGGCACCGCGATCGCGCTGAAGCTGCTGTTCGGCATTCCCCTGATCGGCGGCGCGCTGCTCGCGGCACTCGACGCCTTCCTGCTGCTGCTCCTGATGAACCGCGGCTTCCGTTTTCTCGAAGCCTTCGTCATCGCGCTGCTGGGGGTGATCGCGGTCTGCTTCGCGGTCCAGATCGTGGCCGCGGCGCCGCCGGTCGCCGAGGTCCTGCACGGCTTCATGCCGAAGAGCGAGATCTTCACCAACCCCGAGATGCTCTACATCGCGATCGGCATCATCGGCGCGACGGTGATGCCGCATAATCTCTATCTGCACTCCTCGATCGTGCAGACGCGCGCCTATGAACGCAACGACGAGGGCCGCCGCGAGGCGATCAAATGGGCGACGACGGACTCGACCATCGCCCTGATGCTGGCGCTGTTCATCAACGCAGCGATCCTCATCGTGGCGGCGGCGACCTTCCATAAGAGCGGCCATTCCGACGTCGCCGAGATCGGCCAGGCCTTCGAGCTGCTGTCGCCGCTGCTCGGTCTCGGCATCGCCTCGACGCTCTTTGCGATTGCGCTGCTCGCCTCCGGCCTGAACTCGACGGTGACGGCGACGCTCGCCGGCCAGATCGTGATGGAGGGCTTTCTCGACCTGCGCCTGCCGAGCTGGGCGCGCCGCCTGCTCACGCGCGGCATCGCCATCATTCCGGTGATCGTCGTCACCGCGATCTACGGCGAGCGCGGCACGGCCGACCTGCTGGTGTTCAGCCAGGTCGTGCTGTCGATGCAGCTGCCCTTCGCGGTGATCCCGCTGGTCCGCTTCGTCTCCGACCGCCGCAAGATGGGGCAGTTCGCGATTCCGGGATATGTCGCGGCGATCGCCTGGATCGTCGCGGGCGTCATCGTGGTTTTGAACGTGAAGCTGCTGGTGGATACGCTGTTCGGGTGA
- a CDS encoding MFS transporter — protein MSNPPRLPDTFARLAWSNLAAQSAEQIALAAAPIVAVLTLGVAEGQTGLLQTALTLPFVLFAIPAGLLADRISRRSLMAGAEALRAAALATIVLLLALGALNLPLLALLGFAAVCGTVVYSVAAPALVPSLVSSDLLPAANARIELARTVAFASGPALGGALVGWWGASPAFGFAAALSAIAVVLLSGIYEPARAPVPRRHPFQDIREGAAFVFHHPLLRPVFVTQFIFNTGWFLQIAVFVPYAVRHLGLTAAGIGTVLTMYGVGMVIGALLATRVMRRIAFGTVVGLGPVTGFVAAVVMALTVLVPSPFLAALSFFLLGVGPILWVISTTTLRQSVTPPRLLGRVSAINIMSYGARPLGSALGAVVGGLWSAEACLYLAAAVFGVQALVIWLSPAVALDRQPDMVGDEVAVTC, from the coding sequence ATGTCAAACCCGCCTCGCCTTCCCGACACCTTTGCCCGCCTCGCCTGGTCCAACCTCGCGGCGCAGTCGGCCGAGCAGATCGCATTGGCCGCGGCCCCCATCGTCGCCGTGCTCACGCTCGGGGTCGCGGAAGGCCAGACCGGGCTGCTGCAGACCGCGCTGACCCTGCCCTTCGTGCTGTTCGCAATTCCGGCCGGCCTGCTCGCCGACCGCATCTCGCGCCGCTCGCTGATGGCCGGCGCCGAGGCGCTGCGGGCCGCAGCCCTCGCCACCATCGTGCTGCTGCTCGCGCTCGGCGCGCTCAATCTTCCGCTGTTGGCGCTGCTCGGCTTCGCAGCCGTCTGTGGCACCGTGGTCTACAGCGTAGCCGCGCCGGCGCTGGTGCCGTCCTTGGTGAGCTCCGACCTCCTGCCAGCGGCGAATGCCCGCATCGAGCTCGCGCGCACCGTCGCCTTTGCCAGCGGCCCTGCGCTTGGCGGCGCACTGGTCGGATGGTGGGGCGCAAGCCCGGCCTTCGGCTTTGCCGCGGCACTCTCCGCCATTGCTGTCGTGCTGCTCTCCGGCATCTACGAACCCGCACGCGCGCCCGTCCCGCGGCGCCATCCGTTCCAGGACATCCGCGAAGGCGCGGCGTTCGTGTTTCACCATCCGCTGCTGCGGCCGGTGTTCGTCACCCAGTTCATCTTCAACACCGGCTGGTTCCTGCAGATCGCGGTGTTCGTGCCCTATGCCGTGCGCCATCTCGGCCTGACCGCCGCCGGAATCGGCACCGTGCTGACCATGTACGGCGTTGGCATGGTGATCGGCGCGCTGCTTGCCACCCGCGTGATGCGGCGCATCGCGTTCGGCACCGTGGTCGGCCTCGGCCCGGTCACCGGCTTCGTTGCGGCGGTGGTGATGGCGCTGACGGTGCTGGTCCCCTCGCCCTTTCTCGCCGCGTTGAGCTTCTTCCTGCTTGGCGTCGGACCGATCCTGTGGGTGATCTCGACCACCACGCTGCGCCAGTCGGTGACGCCGCCGCGCCTGCTCGGACGCGTCTCCGCCATCAACATCATGAGCTACGGCGCCCGCCCGCTCGGCTCGGCGCTGGGCGCGGTCGTCGGCGGCCTCTGGAGCGCGGAAGCGTGCCTCTATCTCGCAGCCGCCGTATTCGGCGTGCAGGCGCTGGTGATCTGGCTGTCGCCGGCGGTGGCGCTGGATCGCCAGCCGGACATGGTCGGGGATGAAGTGGCGGTGACGTGTTAG
- a CDS encoding serine hydrolase domain-containing protein, protein MSAPQYSRRRAVSSLAATVACAFADLIPATAELVSPGATQDCAGPIVSATGPNAELYGAKDGYPLPDIAEARRQGDPWEPKFRVGAFTHIDQIYPTRLIRRAVTPWKFKCSRADVHYIFQGSKFSPLDYMSRNPTTGLLIAKDDQIVFEGYQYARTDQDRFVSQSMVKTITGLLIGIAISEGAIKSVDDIPESYVPGFIGSEYGRTPIRDLLHMSSGVDFGETRDGGRDLNRLWNGMGIASPNSKLGTVGSILQFNQRVAPAGTRFYYASIEADVLGMVLHGAVNKSASDYLHEKVWEPIGAEADANWLVDAEGFELGHFGFNAVLRDYAPARTFAGA, encoded by the coding sequence GTGTCGGCGCCGCAATATTCCCGTCGCAGGGCTGTGTCATCGCTGGCTGCTACAGTCGCTTGTGCGTTTGCTGATCTCATTCCCGCAACCGCAGAACTAGTTTCCCCTGGCGCGACGCAAGACTGCGCCGGTCCGATTGTCTCCGCAACAGGTCCAAACGCCGAGCTTTACGGCGCCAAAGATGGTTATCCACTTCCCGACATTGCGGAGGCGCGGAGGCAAGGCGACCCTTGGGAACCAAAATTTCGTGTCGGTGCATTCACCCACATCGATCAGATCTATCCAACGCGGCTCATAAGGCGAGCTGTGACACCCTGGAAATTCAAGTGCTCGCGGGCAGACGTTCATTACATTTTTCAGGGGAGCAAGTTTTCGCCCCTCGACTACATGTCCCGCAATCCGACCACTGGCCTGCTAATCGCCAAGGACGACCAGATTGTCTTCGAGGGCTATCAGTACGCACGAACTGATCAAGATCGGTTCGTATCCCAATCGATGGTCAAGACGATAACCGGGCTGTTGATCGGGATCGCCATCTCGGAGGGGGCGATTAAGTCGGTCGACGACATCCCCGAAAGTTACGTACCGGGTTTTATTGGTAGCGAGTACGGCAGGACACCAATTCGCGATCTGCTGCACATGTCCTCAGGCGTTGATTTCGGTGAAACAAGAGACGGAGGACGTGACCTCAATCGCTTGTGGAATGGCATGGGGATCGCGTCCCCGAACTCCAAGTTGGGCACGGTTGGGAGCATCTTGCAATTCAATCAGCGTGTCGCCCCAGCGGGAACAAGATTTTACTACGCGAGCATAGAAGCCGACGTGCTCGGCATGGTGCTTCACGGTGCGGTCAACAAGTCAGCGTCCGACTATTTGCATGAGAAAGTCTGGGAACCGATCGGCGCGGAAGCGGACGCCAATTGGCTGGTGGACGCAGAAGGATTCGAACTGGGGCACTTTGGCTTCAATGCCGTTCTGCGCGATTACGCCCCGGCTAGGACGTTTGCTGGCGCATGA